A genomic region of Sideroxydans sp. CL21 contains the following coding sequences:
- a CDS encoding CinA family protein, which yields MKRAKKRARPAVAGGQDSGKLLAQQVGAALKQHGMMLVTAESCTGGGVAQAVTMISGSSDWFDRGFVTYSNGAKEEMLGVSPDTLEAHGAVSEQTVREMADGALQYSRAQVAVSVSGVAGPTGGSPEKPVGMVWFAWATNDTVRTACHQLSGDRDAVRAKSVQIALQGVVNILNNSTKIV from the coding sequence ATGAAGCGGGCAAAGAAGAGGGCGCGTCCCGCAGTTGCAGGCGGACAGGATTCGGGGAAACTGTTGGCGCAGCAGGTTGGCGCCGCGCTCAAGCAGCATGGCATGATGCTGGTGACGGCGGAATCCTGCACGGGTGGTGGTGTGGCGCAGGCGGTTACCATGATATCGGGCAGTTCCGACTGGTTTGATCGCGGCTTCGTGACTTACTCCAACGGTGCGAAAGAAGAAATGCTGGGCGTATCACCGGATACGCTGGAGGCGCATGGCGCCGTGAGCGAGCAGACGGTGCGCGAAATGGCGGACGGTGCGTTGCAATACAGCCGCGCCCAGGTGGCGGTCTCGGTGAGCGGCGTTGCCGGGCCCACCGGCGGCTCGCCGGAAAAGCCGGTCGGCATGGTCTGGTTCGCCTGGGCGACCAACGATACCGTGCGCACGGCTTGCCATCAGCTTTCCGGCGACCGCGATGCGGTGCGCGCGAAATCGGTGCAAATCGCCCTGCAAGGTGTTGTTAACATTTTGAATAACAGCACTAAGATCGTTTGA
- the waaF gene encoding lipopolysaccharide heptosyltransferase II gives MKKILIIAPSWVGDCMLMQPMLYRLQQRHPGANIDILAPLWTEKLLRQMPEVHDVLINPFPHGNLGLLARRRFGMQLLNAQYDQSIVLPNSWKSALVPYFADIPLRTGFVGEKRYGLLNDARKLSKKKLPLMVERFAQLAEGPDEEIARPLPSPQLKTSDTQREQALAKFELSLDKPVAVFCPGAEYGPAKRWPPQYYAELAQYLRTQGYAVWLVGSSKDKEVADKIVALGNEPCRNLCGVTDLSEAIALLSCADLVVSNDSGLMHIAAALDRPLLAIFGSSSPQFTPPLSNNAQVLKLDLPCSPCFKRECPLGHFNCMIKLPPKEVARHISIHLKHQS, from the coding sequence GTGAAAAAAATCCTCATCATCGCCCCGAGTTGGGTGGGCGACTGCATGCTGATGCAGCCCATGCTGTATCGCCTGCAGCAACGTCATCCCGGTGCCAACATCGATATACTGGCTCCGCTCTGGACGGAAAAGCTGCTACGACAAATGCCAGAAGTTCATGATGTCCTGATCAACCCATTCCCGCACGGCAATCTTGGTTTGCTTGCCCGACGCCGCTTTGGAATGCAATTACTGAACGCGCAATACGATCAGTCCATCGTGCTGCCCAACTCATGGAAATCGGCATTGGTTCCGTATTTTGCGGATATCCCTTTGCGGACCGGCTTCGTCGGCGAAAAGCGTTACGGCCTGCTTAACGATGCCCGCAAGCTAAGCAAGAAGAAACTGCCACTGATGGTGGAGCGTTTTGCACAACTCGCGGAAGGGCCGGACGAAGAAATCGCGCGCCCCTTGCCGTCTCCGCAATTAAAAACAAGCGACACACAGCGCGAGCAGGCGCTTGCCAAATTCGAACTGTCGCTGGACAAGCCTGTTGCCGTGTTCTGCCCCGGAGCGGAATACGGCCCGGCCAAGCGCTGGCCTCCCCAGTACTATGCCGAACTGGCCCAGTACCTGCGCACGCAAGGCTATGCAGTCTGGCTGGTCGGCTCGTCCAAAGACAAGGAGGTCGCCGACAAGATCGTTGCGCTCGGCAACGAGCCTTGCCGCAACCTGTGCGGGGTGACCGACCTCTCCGAGGCGATCGCGCTGCTGTCCTGCGCCGATCTGGTGGTCAGCAACGATTCGGGATTGATGCATATCGCCGCGGCACTGGACAGGCCCCTGCTGGCAATCTTCGGTTCCAGCAGCCCGCAGTTTACGCCGCCGCTATCCAACAATGCCCAGGTGCTCAAGCTCGACTTGCCCTGCAGCCCCTGCTTCAAGCGCGAGTGCCCGCTTGGACATTTCAACTGCATGATCAAGTTGCCGCCGAAAGAAGTTGCACGACATATTTCCATTCATTTGAAACATCAATCATGA
- the alaS gene encoding alanine--tRNA ligase, which translates to MKSSEIRQKFLDYFASKGHTIVASSSLVPHEDPTLLFTNAGMNQFKDVFLGFDKRPYTRATTSQKCVRAGGKHNDLENVGYTARHHTFFEMLGNFSFGDYFKRDAINYAWELLTVVFKLPKDKLTVTVYAEDDEAYDIWTKEIGMPAERVIRIGDNKGARYASDNFWMMGDTGPCGPCTEIFYDHGEHIPGGPPGSPGEDGDRFIEIWNNVFMQFNRDEAGVMHPLPKPSVDTGMGLERISAVLQHVHANYEIDLFQALIKAAARETHCTNLDSPSLKVLADHIRACSFLIADGVIPGNEGRGYVLRRIIRRAIRHGYKLGAREAFFYRMVPDLVEQMGAAYPELTTEQTRIKGILKLEEERFFATIEHGMAILEADLAEMDKAGSKVFNGETAFKLHDTYGFPLDLTADICRERGVTVDEAAFTTAMARQKEQARAAGKFKMAANLEYSGPATIFHGYDTLEHKGNILALYKDGVEVNELNEGDTGVVVLDDTPFYAESGGQVGDCGELRSVHGIFAVEDTQKIQAAVFGHHGVVKTGKMTVGNGVAARVDVAARSRTVRNHSATHLMHKALREVLGNHVQQKGSQVDADKTRFDFVQTQPMTDAEIRKVENIVNAEILANAECQARVMNIEDAQKTGAMMLFGEKYGDEVRVLDIGSSRELCGGTHVKRTGDIGLFKIVAESGVAAGVRRVEAVTGEGALALVQRQEQQLQQVADTVKSQPQEAAARIGQILDNVKSLEKELAALKSRLASAQGDELLAQAQDINGVKVLAARLEGADAAVLRETLDKLKDKLKSAVILLASVSDGKVSLIAGVTADATGKVKAGELVNFVAQQVGGKGGGRPDMAQAGGTQPEHLATALASVADWVKSKL; encoded by the coding sequence ATGAAAAGCAGCGAAATCCGCCAGAAGTTCCTCGATTATTTTGCCTCCAAAGGCCATACGATAGTTGCCTCCAGTTCGCTGGTCCCGCACGAAGACCCGACGCTGTTGTTCACCAACGCGGGCATGAACCAGTTCAAGGACGTATTCCTTGGTTTCGACAAGCGTCCCTACACTCGCGCCACGACTTCGCAGAAGTGCGTGCGTGCCGGCGGCAAGCACAACGACCTGGAAAACGTCGGCTATACCGCACGGCACCATACCTTCTTCGAGATGTTGGGTAACTTCAGTTTCGGCGATTATTTCAAGCGCGACGCCATCAATTATGCGTGGGAACTGCTCACGGTGGTGTTCAAGCTGCCCAAGGACAAACTCACCGTCACCGTGTATGCCGAGGACGACGAGGCTTATGACATCTGGACCAAAGAGATCGGGATGCCGGCCGAGCGCGTGATCCGCATCGGCGACAACAAGGGTGCGCGTTATGCGTCCGACAATTTCTGGATGATGGGCGATACTGGCCCTTGCGGCCCCTGCACCGAAATCTTCTACGACCACGGAGAGCACATCCCCGGCGGCCCTCCCGGCAGTCCCGGCGAAGACGGCGACCGCTTCATCGAGATCTGGAACAACGTGTTCATGCAGTTCAACCGCGACGAGGCGGGCGTGATGCATCCGCTGCCCAAGCCTTCGGTGGATACCGGCATGGGACTGGAACGTATCTCGGCGGTGCTGCAGCATGTGCATGCGAACTACGAGATCGACCTGTTCCAGGCACTGATCAAGGCGGCGGCACGCGAGACCCATTGCACCAATCTGGATTCGCCTTCGCTCAAAGTACTGGCGGACCACATCCGCGCCTGCTCATTCCTGATCGCCGACGGTGTGATCCCCGGCAACGAAGGCCGCGGTTACGTGCTGCGCCGCATCATACGTCGTGCCATCCGTCACGGTTATAAGTTGGGCGCACGCGAGGCGTTCTTCTACAGAATGGTGCCAGACCTGGTGGAGCAGATGGGGGCGGCATATCCCGAGTTGACCACAGAGCAAACGCGTATCAAGGGGATACTCAAGCTGGAAGAGGAGCGCTTCTTTGCGACCATCGAACACGGAATGGCGATCCTTGAAGCCGACCTGGCCGAAATGGACAAGGCGGGCAGCAAGGTATTCAACGGGGAGACCGCATTCAAGCTGCACGATACTTATGGTTTTCCGCTTGATCTCACTGCCGACATCTGCCGCGAACGTGGCGTGACAGTGGACGAAGCGGCATTCACTACTGCAATGGCTCGTCAGAAGGAGCAGGCGCGCGCGGCAGGCAAGTTCAAGATGGCGGCAAACCTCGAATACTCCGGTCCGGCGACCATTTTCCATGGCTACGACACATTGGAGCACAAGGGAAACATCCTCGCCTTGTACAAGGATGGCGTTGAAGTGAATGAACTGAACGAAGGCGACACGGGCGTGGTGGTACTGGACGACACTCCGTTCTATGCCGAATCGGGCGGCCAGGTCGGCGACTGCGGCGAACTGCGCAGCGTGCACGGCATCTTCGCGGTGGAAGACACGCAGAAGATACAGGCTGCCGTGTTCGGGCATCACGGTGTGGTGAAGACCGGCAAGATGACGGTGGGCAACGGCGTCGCCGCCAGGGTGGATGTCGCTGCGCGCAGCCGTACGGTGCGCAACCACTCCGCAACGCACTTGATGCACAAGGCGTTGCGCGAAGTGCTGGGCAACCACGTGCAACAAAAAGGTTCGCAGGTTGATGCGGACAAGACGCGTTTCGACTTCGTGCAAACGCAACCGATGACGGATGCCGAGATTCGCAAAGTGGAAAACATCGTGAATGCCGAAATTCTGGCCAATGCCGAATGCCAGGCGCGTGTGATGAATATCGAGGATGCGCAGAAGACCGGCGCGATGATGTTGTTCGGCGAAAAATACGGCGATGAAGTGCGCGTGCTGGATATCGGTTCATCGCGCGAACTGTGCGGCGGTACGCACGTGAAACGCACCGGAGACATCGGCCTGTTCAAGATCGTGGCCGAGAGCGGTGTGGCGGCGGGCGTGCGCCGTGTCGAGGCAGTGACGGGCGAAGGCGCACTGGCGCTGGTACAACGGCAGGAGCAACAGTTGCAGCAAGTGGCTGACACAGTGAAGTCGCAGCCGCAGGAAGCTGCTGCTCGCATCGGCCAAATCCTCGACAATGTAAAATCGCTGGAGAAGGAACTGGCCGCATTGAAGTCCAGACTCGCTTCCGCCCAGGGTGACGAGTTGCTGGCGCAAGCACAAGATATCAACGGGGTCAAAGTGCTGGCCGCCAGGCTGGAAGGCGCTGATGCGGCAGTGTTGCGCGAAACGCTGGACAAGCTGAAAGATAAACTTAAATCTGCCGTGATCCTGCTGGCCTCGGTGAGTGACGGCAAGGTGAGCCTGATCGCCGGTGTAACAGCTGATGCCACAGGCAAAGTGAAAGCGGGAGAGTTGGTCAACTTTGTCGCACAACAGGTCGGCGGCAAAGGCGGCGGTCGCCCGGACATGGCGCAAGCAGGCGGCACGCAACCCGAACATCTGGCTACAGCGCTGGCCTCAGTTGCCGATTGGGTGAAGTCCAAGCTTTAA
- a CDS encoding zinc-finger domain-containing protein, translated as MSNENNTQRYVEVGAEALPLFCPTPAVSLWSAHPRVAIPVDKLGEARCPYCGTLYKFKGELPRGHH; from the coding sequence ATGTCCAACGAAAACAACACACAGCGTTACGTAGAAGTCGGTGCGGAAGCTTTGCCTCTGTTCTGCCCGACACCTGCAGTCAGTCTGTGGAGCGCACACCCGCGAGTCGCCATCCCGGTCGATAAACTGGGCGAGGCCCGTTGCCCGTATTGCGGTACTTTGTACAAGTTCAAGGGTGAGCTCCCGCGCGGCCATCATTGA
- a CDS encoding phosphomannomutase/phosphoglucomutase, producing the protein MTSVPKEIFKAYDIRGIVGKTLTGKIVEGIGHAIGSEAVARKQHSIAIGRDGRLSGPEFSQALARGIQRSGINVIDVGMVATPMTYFAAFQLKTDCAVMITGSHNPPDYNGLKMVLAGETLSGETIQKLRLRIEQNDLAHGNGSYSQYDIAPEYLARIIGDIKLARPLNITVDCGNGVAGDFAAKLYRGIGCSVTELFCEVDGNFPNHHPDPSDPHNLEDLIAALRDNESELGLAFDGDGDRLGVVTKDGKIIFPDRQLMLFAADVLSRNAGAEIIFDVKSTRNLFGWIREHGGKPTLWKTGHSLVKAKMRETGALLAGEMSGHVFFKERWYGFDDGLYAGARLLEILSRTGDPGAALNALPDAVCTPELHIHTTEGVNHALIAQLQKDARFTDAKDIITIDGLRVEYADGFGLMRPSNTTPVIVLRFEADNAGALQRIQNDFRRVLLTAAPELSLPF; encoded by the coding sequence ATGACTAGCGTTCCCAAAGAAATCTTCAAGGCTTATGACATACGTGGCATCGTCGGCAAGACGCTGACTGGCAAGATCGTGGAAGGCATCGGACACGCCATCGGTTCGGAAGCAGTCGCGCGCAAGCAGCACAGCATCGCCATCGGCCGCGACGGCCGCTTGTCCGGCCCCGAGTTCTCACAGGCACTTGCGCGCGGCATCCAAAGAAGCGGGATCAATGTGATTGACGTAGGCATGGTTGCCACGCCGATGACTTATTTTGCTGCCTTCCAGCTCAAGACCGACTGCGCTGTAATGATCACCGGCAGCCACAATCCGCCCGATTACAACGGACTGAAGATGGTGCTGGCGGGCGAAACACTGTCCGGCGAGACCATCCAAAAGCTGCGCCTGCGCATCGAGCAGAACGACCTTGCCCATGGCAACGGCAGCTACTCGCAATACGACATCGCGCCTGAATACCTCGCGCGCATCATCGGCGACATCAAGCTGGCTCGCCCTCTCAATATCACGGTCGATTGCGGCAACGGCGTGGCCGGGGATTTCGCCGCCAAGCTCTATCGTGGCATCGGCTGCAGCGTCACCGAGTTGTTTTGCGAAGTGGACGGCAACTTTCCCAACCATCATCCCGATCCGTCCGATCCGCATAATCTGGAAGACCTGATCGCCGCCCTGCGCGACAACGAGAGCGAACTGGGCCTGGCCTTCGATGGCGACGGCGATCGTCTGGGCGTGGTCACAAAAGACGGCAAAATCATCTTCCCCGACCGCCAGTTGATGCTGTTCGCCGCCGACGTACTGAGCCGCAACGCAGGCGCCGAGATCATTTTCGACGTGAAATCCACGCGCAACCTATTCGGTTGGATACGCGAGCATGGCGGCAAACCGACGCTATGGAAGACCGGCCATTCGCTGGTCAAAGCCAAAATGCGTGAGACCGGCGCCTTGCTGGCCGGAGAAATGAGCGGTCATGTATTCTTCAAGGAACGCTGGTATGGCTTCGACGACGGACTTTATGCCGGCGCACGGTTGCTGGAGATTTTGAGCCGCACCGGCGATCCCGGCGCCGCGCTGAATGCGCTGCCGGATGCGGTGTGCACGCCTGAATTGCACATCCACACAACGGAAGGCGTAAACCATGCGCTGATCGCCCAGTTGCAAAAAGATGCCCGCTTCACGGATGCAAAGGACATCATCACCATCGATGGACTGCGCGTGGAGTACGCCGACGGGTTCGGCCTGATGCGCCCTTCCAACACCACGCCGGTGATCGTGCTGCGCTTCGAGGCCGACAATGCCGGTGCACTGCAGCGCATCCAGAACGATTTCCGTCGCGTATTGCTGACAGCAGCGCCCGAGCTGTCCTTACCGTTCTAA
- a CDS encoding diguanylate cyclase yields the protein MAKIIGHLQAENCEVHYEQANDEVMLDGHLQQNWDVLLLGSSAELTIEAVVHALRCRTLDIPLIVLNDGMVPLRLGEAMRLGAQDCIALDQMERLLPSMQREMVSAILRSNLREQVVADYLMQEIDQLILLGYDMRSLNERICRRMAELFDFKLVWIGAKMPDGRVEPVASAGEIAYLEGIEVRWDDTPQGQGITGRSIRGNKAESMSSESPRFAPWRERAERYGMRSVLAMPLGIKNEVAGALVMYSAHENTFDKLTISRLSAFAGRVTVAMLGAQEQQELRLMQAAMSNAANAMFITRRDGAIEWLNEAVSRYSGYTTDEITGANPRIFNSGQHPQSFWNEMWATILNGHHWRGEIVNRTKAGELYTVAQSISPLYNDKGELTHFLSVQQDISEKKRLEEEIHYLAYHDPLTHLPNRMLFRDRVQQAIAQAQRAHTKLAVMFIDLDGFKAVNDMHGHNNGDCLLESVAERIRLCVRSGDTVARLGGDEFTVLLRDVKDMESIEVVAQKLLDIAVQPYVLDSETPATVSFSVGISVYPEDGESFDALLSRADQAMYKAKQGGKSRYFFYSE from the coding sequence ATGGCGAAGATCATCGGGCATTTGCAGGCCGAGAATTGCGAAGTGCATTACGAGCAAGCAAACGATGAGGTGATGCTGGACGGTCATCTGCAGCAAAATTGGGACGTATTGCTTCTTGGCTCATCTGCCGAACTCACCATCGAAGCCGTAGTGCATGCATTGCGCTGCCGCACGCTGGATATTCCACTGATCGTATTGAATGACGGCATGGTACCGCTTCGGCTTGGCGAAGCGATGCGCCTCGGTGCGCAGGATTGTATTGCGCTCGATCAGATGGAACGTCTGTTGCCCAGCATGCAACGCGAGATGGTCAGTGCGATCCTGCGCAGCAACCTGCGCGAGCAAGTGGTGGCGGACTATCTGATGCAGGAGATCGACCAGCTCATTCTGCTCGGCTACGACATGCGTTCGTTGAACGAACGTATCTGCCGCCGCATGGCAGAATTGTTCGATTTCAAGCTGGTCTGGATCGGGGCCAAGATGCCTGATGGCCGGGTTGAACCCGTGGCGTCGGCCGGTGAAATTGCCTATCTGGAGGGCATCGAGGTGCGTTGGGACGACACACCGCAGGGGCAGGGAATTACAGGCAGGTCGATACGCGGCAACAAGGCAGAGTCCATGTCTTCGGAATCGCCGCGGTTCGCGCCGTGGCGCGAGCGTGCGGAACGGTACGGCATGCGCAGCGTCCTAGCCATGCCGCTGGGCATAAAGAATGAAGTTGCAGGTGCGCTGGTCATGTATTCGGCGCACGAAAACACCTTCGATAAATTGACGATCAGCCGCCTGTCCGCATTTGCCGGGCGCGTCACGGTGGCGATGCTGGGGGCGCAGGAGCAGCAGGAATTGCGCCTGATGCAGGCTGCCATGAGCAATGCGGCGAACGCCATGTTCATTACCCGCCGTGACGGTGCCATCGAATGGCTGAACGAGGCGGTAAGCCGCTACAGCGGCTATACGACAGATGAGATAACCGGCGCCAACCCGCGAATATTCAATTCCGGCCAGCATCCGCAGTCGTTCTGGAACGAGATGTGGGCGACCATTCTGAACGGCCATCATTGGCGCGGAGAAATCGTGAACCGCACCAAGGCCGGCGAGCTTTATACCGTCGCGCAAAGTATCTCGCCCTTGTATAACGATAAAGGCGAACTGACGCACTTTCTGTCGGTACAGCAGGATATTTCCGAGAAGAAACGCCTGGAGGAAGAGATCCATTACCTGGCCTACCACGATCCCCTGACGCACCTGCCCAATCGCATGCTGTTCCGGGATCGCGTGCAGCAGGCCATTGCGCAGGCACAGCGCGCACATACCAAACTGGCGGTGATGTTCATCGATCTCGATGGATTCAAGGCGGTGAACGACATGCACGGGCACAACAACGGAGATTGTCTTCTGGAATCGGTTGCGGAACGTATCCGGCTATGCGTGCGATCCGGCGACACGGTGGCGCGTCTGGGCGGCGACGAGTTCACCGTATTGCTGCGGGACGTGAAGGATATGGAGAGTATCGAAGTCGTGGCGCAAAAGCTGCTCGATATCGCAGTGCAGCCCTACGTGCTGGATAGCGAGACACCGGCCACGGTATCATTCAGCGTCGGAATCAGTGTCTATCCGGAGGATGGGGAAAGTTTTGACGCTCTGCTTTCGCGGGCCGATCAGGCGATGTACAAGGCCAAGCAGGGCGGCAAAAGCCGCTACTTTTTTTACAGCGAATAA
- the recX gene encoding recombination regulator RecX: MRNKPELSLRVRAMRYLARREHSRAELHTKLQPYVQEGEDLDAVLDELEKRNWLSDARAATQWVDAKRGRFGTQRIAHELRQKGIAEDLIAETLPQLKETELDAAREVWHRKFGIQPQDAKEKAKQVRFLQSRGFSMDVIFKVLKLSSATGED; this comes from the coding sequence TTGAGGAACAAGCCTGAGTTAAGCCTGCGTGTTCGCGCCATGCGCTATCTGGCGCGGCGCGAGCATAGCCGGGCAGAGTTGCACACCAAGTTGCAGCCTTACGTTCAGGAAGGCGAAGACCTCGATGCCGTGCTGGACGAGCTGGAAAAACGTAACTGGCTCTCCGATGCGCGCGCCGCCACGCAATGGGTGGACGCCAAGCGCGGTCGTTTCGGCACCCAGCGCATCGCCCACGAACTCCGCCAGAAAGGCATCGCCGAAGATCTGATCGCCGAAACCCTGCCGCAACTGAAAGAAACCGAACTGGATGCGGCGCGCGAGGTGTGGCACAGGAAGTTCGGTATCCAGCCTCAGGATGCCAAGGAAAAAGCCAAACAGGTGCGGTTTCTGCAATCGCGCGGGTTTTCCATGGATGTGATCTTCAAGGTCCTGAAACTTTCCTCCGCAACGGGGGAGGACTGA
- a CDS encoding response regulator, with protein sequence MLRQANETILLVEDGEAEVLLIQQAVASCPDELHLAVARDATEALEWLSDTVKRGYSMPRLILLDLKLPKLAGLAVLRTLRMESRLQEVPIVVFSELHEPSDVVLSYQIGANSFVKKPVNHAEFTQLLRELAALGWLSGKGLKHSYPHSVPL encoded by the coding sequence ATGCTCAGACAAGCGAACGAAACGATTTTGTTGGTTGAAGACGGCGAAGCCGAAGTTCTTCTGATACAACAGGCGGTGGCGAGCTGTCCGGACGAATTGCACCTCGCAGTGGCGCGCGATGCGACCGAGGCATTGGAATGGCTGTCCGACACTGTCAAGCGGGGTTATTCTATGCCGCGCCTGATTCTGCTGGACCTGAAACTTCCCAAGCTGGCCGGCCTTGCGGTATTGCGCACATTGCGCATGGAGTCGCGTCTGCAGGAAGTACCCATTGTCGTGTTCTCGGAACTGCATGAGCCATCCGACGTGGTGCTGAGTTACCAGATCGGGGCCAACAGCTTTGTCAAAAAACCGGTGAATCACGCCGAATTCACGCAACTCCTGCGAGAACTTGCCGCTCTGGGCTGGCTGAGCGGCAAGGGCTTGAAGCATTCTTATCCACACTCTGTTCCGCTATGA
- the recA gene encoding recombinase RecA, with translation MDDNKSKALAAALSQIEKQFGKGSIMRLAEGEAIKDVEVVSTGSLGLDIALGVGGLPRGRVIEIYGPESSGKTTLTLQVIAEMQKLGGTAAFIDAEHALDPQYAQKLGVRVEDLLISQPDNGEQALEIVDMLVRSGSVDIVVVDSVAALTPKAEIEGEMGDAQMGLHARLMSQALRKLTANINRSNTMVIFINQIRMKIGVMFGNPETTTGGNALKFYASVRMDIRRTGAIKKGDEVIGNETRVKVVKNKVAPPFREANFDILYGEGISREGEIVELGVLHKLVEKSGAWYAYKGEKIGQGKDNAREFLKANPDIAAEIENSIREAVGVAKLDVVEKTTAKGSEKSSAKAGSKAVEEQA, from the coding sequence ATGGATGACAACAAGAGCAAGGCACTCGCGGCGGCCCTGAGCCAGATTGAAAAACAGTTCGGCAAGGGTTCCATCATGCGTCTGGCCGAGGGCGAAGCGATCAAGGATGTCGAGGTGGTCTCCACCGGTTCGCTGGGGCTGGACATCGCGTTGGGCGTAGGCGGTTTGCCGCGCGGTCGCGTGATCGAGATCTACGGCCCGGAATCTTCCGGCAAAACCACGCTTACCCTGCAAGTCATCGCCGAGATGCAAAAACTCGGCGGCACCGCCGCTTTCATCGACGCGGAACACGCGCTTGACCCACAGTACGCGCAGAAACTGGGCGTCAGGGTAGAAGATCTCCTGATCTCGCAGCCGGACAACGGCGAACAGGCGCTGGAAATCGTCGACATGCTGGTGCGCTCCGGTTCCGTGGATATCGTGGTGGTGGACTCCGTTGCCGCCCTGACCCCCAAAGCCGAAATCGAAGGCGAAATGGGCGATGCGCAGATGGGCCTGCATGCGCGGTTGATGTCGCAAGCCCTGCGCAAGCTCACCGCCAACATCAACCGCTCCAATACCATGGTCATTTTCATCAACCAGATCCGCATGAAGATCGGCGTGATGTTCGGCAACCCCGAAACCACTACCGGCGGCAACGCGCTCAAGTTCTATGCCTCCGTGCGTATGGATATCCGCCGCACCGGCGCGATCAAGAAGGGCGACGAAGTCATCGGCAATGAGACCCGCGTCAAAGTGGTCAAGAACAAGGTCGCCCCCCCGTTCCGCGAAGCTAATTTCGACATTTTGTACGGGGAAGGTATTTCGCGTGAAGGCGAGATCGTCGAACTGGGCGTGTTGCACAAACTGGTCGAGAAATCCGGTGCCTGGTACGCCTACAAGGGAGAAAAAATCGGCCAGGGCAAGGACAACGCGCGTGAATTCCTGAAGGCCAATCCGGATATCGCTGCCGAGATCGAAAACAGCATACGCGAAGCTGTCGGCGTGGCGAAACTGGATGTCGTCGAAAAAACGACTGCGAAAGGAAGCGAAAAATCCAGCGCCAAGGCAGGATCTAAAGCAGTTGAGGAACAAGCCTGA
- a CDS encoding O-succinylhomoserine sulfhydrylase: MTESYQPETLALRAGSVHSQFHEHSEALFLTSSFTFDSAEQAAKRFIGEEPGNIYSRFTNPTVTMFEERLAALEGAEQCVATSSGMSAILSACMGLLKAGDHVVASQSIFGSTVNLFNNVLKKFGVETTFVSATDVGQWQAAVRTNTKLFFLETPSNPLTEISDIAAIAAVAKSCGALLAVDNCFCTPILQKPLELGADIVIHSATKYIDGQGRVLGGAVLGSKKLMEPVYGFLRTTGPTMSAFNAWVFLKGIETLKLRMDAHSANALQLAQWLEKQPNVARVFYPGLPSHPQYALAQKQQKTGGGIVAFEVKGGKAAAWSVIDNTKLLSITANLGDTKTTITHPATTTHARISPEARAAAGIGDGLIRIAVGLEAVIDIQNDLVRGL, translated from the coding sequence ATGACCGAATCATACCAACCGGAAACGCTGGCGCTGCGCGCGGGCAGCGTGCACAGCCAGTTCCATGAGCACAGCGAGGCGCTGTTCCTGACTTCCAGCTTTACCTTCGACAGCGCGGAACAGGCAGCAAAACGCTTCATCGGCGAGGAGCCGGGCAACATCTACTCGCGTTTTACCAATCCCACTGTCACCATGTTCGAGGAGCGACTGGCCGCGCTGGAAGGTGCAGAGCAATGCGTGGCGACGTCATCCGGCATGTCCGCCATCCTGTCCGCCTGCATGGGCTTGCTCAAGGCAGGCGACCATGTGGTTGCGTCGCAGAGCATCTTCGGTTCGACGGTGAACCTGTTCAACAACGTACTGAAAAAATTCGGGGTGGAAACGACTTTCGTTTCCGCCACCGATGTCGGGCAATGGCAGGCAGCGGTGCGCACGAATACCAAGCTGTTCTTTCTGGAGACGCCGTCCAATCCGCTGACCGAGATTTCCGATATCGCGGCGATTGCTGCGGTGGCGAAATCCTGCGGCGCGCTGCTGGCAGTGGACAACTGTTTCTGCACGCCCATCTTGCAAAAGCCGCTGGAGCTGGGGGCGGACATCGTGATCCATTCCGCGACCAAGTACATTGATGGCCAGGGACGCGTGCTGGGTGGCGCGGTGCTGGGCAGCAAAAAATTGATGGAGCCTGTGTACGGTTTCTTGCGCACCACCGGCCCGACCATGAGTGCGTTCAACGCGTGGGTGTTCCTGAAAGGGATCGAGACACTCAAGCTGCGCATGGACGCGCACAGCGCGAATGCACTGCAACTGGCGCAATGGCTGGAGAAGCAGCCCAATGTGGCGCGCGTGTTCTATCCCGGCCTGCCGTCGCACCCGCAATATGCACTGGCGCAGAAACAGCAAAAGACCGGCGGCGGTATCGTGGCGTTCGAGGTGAAGGGCGGCAAGGCTGCTGCCTGGAGCGTCATCGACAACACCAAGTTGCTTTCCATCACCGCGAACCTGGGCGACACCAAGACCACCATCACCCATCCGGCGACCACGACGCATGCGCGCATCTCGCCCGAAGCGCGGGCGGCGGCGGGCATCGGTGACGGGCTGATCCGCATTGCGGTAGGTCTGGAAGCGGTAATCGATATCCAGAACGACCTGGTCAGGGGGTTATGA